The DNA sequence ACATTCGCTGTCAATTCAACTCCTGGGGAAATTGGAACTTTAACAGGTTTTTGATCAGCAAAGCCAGCACTTGGCTGTCCATCACTACCAAATGGAGGTACTGTCGTATTCGTTCCATTAAAAATATATTTATCGTTCACCTTTAAGTTGGCAATCGACATCAAGTCTTCTTTAATCTGATCTACTTCTTTAGCAATATTCTCAAGTTCATCTTTACTATTCGTACCGTTGGAAGCTAGTGTTGCAAGCTCCTTAAGACGCTGCAAACCTTGTGTTGCATGGTCCAATGCACCATCCGAGTTATCCATCCACTGATGTACTTCAGCTGCGTTACTGCTGTATTGCTCAGCCTGTACTAGTTGTGACCGGTATCCTAGCCCCTTGATTGCAATGAATGGATCGTCGGAAGGCTTCGTAATTTTCATACCAGTATTCAATTGATCCATATACTTGTTCATGCTATTAAAACTTTTAGTCAAGTTATTCAGCATGTTATTCGTCATCATGCCCTGTGTAATTCGCATTATCGATTACCTCCCTACAAGACCCATACTGTTAATAATTTTATCAAGCAGTTCATCCATAGCAGTCATGCTTCGGGCTGAAGCATTATATGCATGCTGAAACTTTAGTAGATTTGTCATTTCTTCATCAAGGGATACGGCACTGACAGAAAGACGGTCATTTTGAACATTAGCTTGTTGAAGTGCAGTATTTTTTGCATTACGGCCAGCCTCTTGCGTATTAACCGCCAATTCTCCAATAAGTTTCTGGTAATAAGTTTTTACAGAAGTATTAGTACCAAGACCGGATATTGGTTCAGTAATAACATCAGACAATTTGAGCATATTTTGGCCATCGCCTTTATTATTGGCCTCTAGGCTGGCAGCTATCGCATCCGTGTTTTGCAAAATTTCCGAGCTTACGTTAATATCGCTCGCTTTTGTTCCTGTGAAGAAATTGCGGCCTGTTGTACCGTCCAACCCATATCCACTGCTGTGTATCTCATTGAATGCTTTGATAAATTCACTTGCCATTTTATCTAAATCGGAAAGCATTTTTGTGTAGTAATTCTTGTCGCCGTTCTTAATCCCATAATTCTCCGATAGTGCTTTTAATGAACCATCTACTTTATCAATAGGAACGACTGTGTCACCGAATTTTATTTCCGAAATTGAATTATTTTCACCGTCACCGTAAGCTATTGTGAATTTTTTCAATTCGCTATCTGCCTTTGTCATATCGCCTTTAGTTAATAGGCTAAATGCAGGATTAAATGAATTTCCTGTTGCATCCTCCAATTCAATATTGGCAATTCCATCAGCTATATCCAATGAACTGTTGGAGCTCTTTTCATAAGTTACCTTGATATTCACAATTTGAGATAACTGATCAATGAGAACATCGCGCTGATCATAAAGATCATTTGGTAAATAGCCATGTGGTTCAATCTCGCTGATTTGTTTGTTCAATGAGTTGATTTGTCTTAGCAGAGAATTGGCATCTCCAAGTTTTCCACTTGTACCATCAGCGTCACCAATTTGAGTTTTTAGATCTGTGCGGATCCCTTCCAAAGAAGTTGATAGGTATTTGAATGTTTCTGCAACCGCAAGGCCCTTATTAGCCACAACATCACGAGCACCTGAATTCGTAGCATTCGTCGACAACGACTGCAAAGACTTCCAGAAGTCATCGAGCACCTTATTCAACCCATCGCCGCCTGAGA is a window from the Aciduricibacillus chroicocephali genome containing:
- the flgL gene encoding flagellar hook-associated protein FlgL, which codes for MRITQGMMTNNMLNNLTKSFNSMNKYMDQLNTGMKITKPSDDPFIAIKGLGYRSQLVQAEQYSSNAAEVHQWMDNSDGALDHATQGLQRLKELATLASNGTNSKDELENIAKEVDQIKEDLMSIANLKVNDKYIFNGTNTTVPPFGSDGQPSAGFADQKPVKVPISPGVELTANVNGQTVFGGDFFANIDNFSQALKSSDSANIDQYISKIDTNIESVVNARADLGARMNRLDLVENRLSQQELTAKDIMSKNENVDYEKAITDLLTQETMHRAALSAGARIMQPSLVDFLR
- the flgK gene encoding flagellar hook-associated protein FlgK encodes the protein MSTFHGLEMAKQALFTQQMGLYTTGHNISNVNTEGYSRQRVNFETLSPYPSASRNRPQMPGQIGQGVKAGTVQRMRDSFLDTQYRSQTSRASYWSTKTDALSRMESVMNEISGGDGLNKVLDDFWKSLQSLSTNATNSGARDVVANKGLAVAETFKYLSTSLEGIRTDLKTQIGDADGTSGKLGDANSLLRQINSLNKQISEIEPHGYLPNDLYDQRDVLIDQLSQIVNIKVTYEKSSNSSLDIADGIANIELEDATGNSFNPAFSLLTKGDMTKADSELKKFTIAYGDGENNSISEIKFGDTVVPIDKVDGSLKALSENYGIKNGDKNYYTKMLSDLDKMASEFIKAFNEIHSSGYGLDGTTGRNFFTGTKASDINVSSEILQNTDAIAASLEANNKGDGQNMLKLSDVITEPISGLGTNTSVKTYYQKLIGELAVNTQEAGRNAKNTALQQANVQNDRLSVSAVSLDEEMTNLLKFQHAYNASARSMTAMDELLDKIINSMGLVGR